A single window of Nicotiana sylvestris chromosome 5, ASM39365v2, whole genome shotgun sequence DNA harbors:
- the LOC104217689 gene encoding protein trichome birefringence-like 33 isoform X2, which yields MDQNFKRRKKFEFCFNATLVLESLRGKRMLFVGDSLNRGQFVSMVCLLQRIIPENAKSMETFGSLTVFTAKDYNAKIEYYWAPFLLESNADDAVIHRITDRIVRKGSINKHGKNWKGADIIVFNTYLWWMTGMPFKILQKGSFKDDVKDMIEVSTEDAYRMAMKSMLRWVKRNMDPKKNRVFFTSMSPSHHKSIDWGGKPDRNCYNETTKIEDPSYWGSDSSKSVMQVIGEVFSKSEVPIMFLNITQLSSYRKDAHTSIYKKQWNPLTPEQLANPVSYADCTHWCLPGLQDTWNELLFAKLFYP from the exons ATGGACCAAAACTTTAAGAGAAGGAAAAAATTTGAATTCTG TTTCAATGCAACATTAGTGCTGGAAAGCCTTAGAGGGAAGAGGATGTTATTCGTTGGCGATTCCTTGAACAGAGGACAATTTGTTTCCATGGTTTGCCTTCTCCAAAGAATAATTCCCGAGAATGCCAAATCCATGGAAACTTTTGGTTCCCTCACTGTTTTCACTGCAAAG GATTACAATGCAAAAATTGAGTATTACTGGGCACCATTTCTGCTAGAATCAAATGCCGATGATGCAGTCATACATAGGATTACTGATAGAATTGTCCGTAAAGGTTCAATAAATAAGCATGGTAAAAATTGGAAAGGAGCTGACATAATTGTGTTTAACACTTATCTTTGGTGGATGACCGGCATGCCATTCAAGATTTT GCAAAAAGGGTCTTTCAAGGATGATGTGAAAGATATGATTGAAGTGTCCACAGAGGATGCATATCGCATGGCAATGAAGAGTATGTTGAGATGGGTGAAGAGGAATATGGATCCAAAGAAAAATAGAGTATTTTTCACTAGCATGTCACCTTCTCATCATAA GAGCATAGATTGGGGAGGTAAACCTGATAGGAATTGTTACAATGAAACTACAAAGATAGAGGATCCAAGTTACTGGGGATCAGATAGCAGCAAAAGCGTAATGCAAGTGATTGGAGAAGTATTTAGTAAATCAGAAGTGCCCATAATGTTTCTCAACATAACGCAGCTATCGAGTTACAGGAAAGATGCGCACACATCAATTTACAAGAAACAATGGAATCCATTGACACCAGAGCAACTAGCAAACCCTGTTAGCTATGCTGATTGTACACATTGGTGTTTGCCTGGGCTTCAAGATACTTGGAATGAACTTTTATTCGCAAAGTTGTTTTAtccttga